Part of the Desulfobulbaceae bacterium genome, TTTGTGGGCCGGCATGGAATGTCTATCGATCCACCGGTATACGGTGTCTCTTCTCACCCCCAGATATGTGGCAATTTCGTCAACAGACAACCAGCGATCTTCCATAACTTCTCCTTCAACAGTCGAGGCA contains:
- a CDS encoding helix-turn-helix domain-containing protein encodes the protein MEDRWLSVDEIATYLGVRRDTVYRWIDRHSMPAHKIGRLWKFKKEQIDAWVEDGGAAEHIKKDQTQG